Proteins from one Haloarchaeobius litoreus genomic window:
- a CDS encoding COG1361 S-layer family protein → MNRRVVLVVLLLVFATPASAVTVADSSSADTDDRFELVGVEGAVTEADGGQLTVTVENTGGAVEDVTAALSSAEADTGDHEPHVGTWAGGTEHSFSFDVASVAPGTGSSVSLTLTLTYTAGGTEYMKTLQLTVALGGGGGGDGGDGGGGGGDGGDDGGDGGGDGGDDGGDGGGDGGDGNDGGTGTVDAAEVFEVTDIETDVQVGSTGTLAVTIENVGDEDLTDAVVSASSLNREFLFGRSPNASRFVGDWDEGEERTVEFSVTLGNESVTEPYPVALSVDYRNEDDEPRVARGLRIGVQPRSEQRFRVSGVEGDLRVGAEGTVEGEVENRGPDDAEEAVIRIRSSEGAIQPRRTEFVLGDLDDGETEGFEFPVAVAPDAEPGEYQLTFVVVYRDDEGNRVASRGLTGTVEVDDEAAVFEVTDVETSVQVGERGTLELTLENTGDEDLTDAVVSVSSLNRDFLFGRSPNATRFVGEWEAGEEQTVEFAVVTTNDSITEPYPVDLAVRYEDEDGQAKVADDLRIGVRPRSEQRFRLDDTSGTLRVGADGTVEGEVTNRGPQTAERAVVRLVNPPPGIDPQQASFVLGDLGPGESAAFELPVRVARSVRSGDRQLRFVVEYRNRDDDPRRSAPLLGTYEVREFRDDFELVDVDSDLQVGEEGTVTLELRNRQDRTLDDATVTLQSASGELLVGRLPNGSRFVGDWEPNETRDVEFTVTSTNASDEQPYPFVATVSYDDEDGDRRRSDPFRFGVEPDEEQAFALTDADANLQVGDDGTVTATVTNEGPRDVENAVVRLTSDDPGVVPQVSQYAVGDLDEGESATVELPVRVARDAKAVPRQLSFVVSYQTDENEPRRSDTLAEQFDVDEQIPAFEVVDVDSTVQVGEEGTLELTLANVDAERASDAVVTLATRSGELLVGRAPNGSRFVGDWAPNEERTVAFTVTSTNATDVQQYPLSVSVNYEDEDGDERRSEARTFGVEPLDEQRFALADVRSTLRVGEDGNVTGLVRNVGPGTAYEVAVQVSTRSETVVVDEAEIPLGTLEAGENASFRIPASVVSDAESTPRRLTVRVVYQTADDEPRRSDPLVAAVPVAGQRDAFLVRPANATVPTGGTRTVTLLVTNNRDQVVRNVNAKLFANEPLSVPDDQAFVDQLAPNETVELQFRVSAAGDAVPKDYPLSIDFQYEQPDGETELSRSLTVPVTVAQPPGDGFPWWAIVLVVLLVLFLVGLFLWGRREDGGDGSEEGGEGGNGTETNGGSDEDEAGSSSDDGAASDDESDGGDDETDGGD, encoded by the coding sequence ATGAACCGCCGGGTCGTCCTGGTCGTTCTCCTCCTCGTGTTCGCCACGCCGGCCTCGGCCGTCACGGTGGCCGACAGCTCGTCGGCCGACACCGACGACCGCTTCGAGCTGGTCGGCGTCGAGGGCGCGGTCACGGAAGCAGACGGCGGGCAGCTCACGGTCACCGTCGAGAACACCGGCGGGGCCGTCGAGGACGTGACGGCGGCGCTCTCCTCGGCCGAGGCCGACACCGGCGACCACGAGCCCCACGTCGGAACGTGGGCGGGCGGCACGGAGCACAGTTTCTCGTTCGACGTGGCGAGCGTCGCCCCCGGCACCGGCTCGTCGGTCTCGCTGACGCTCACGCTGACGTACACGGCGGGCGGGACGGAGTACATGAAGACGCTCCAGCTGACGGTCGCGCTCGGAGGCGGTGGTGGTGGAGACGGCGGTGACGGAGGCGGTGGTGGAGGAGACGGCGGCGATGACGGGGGTGACGGTGGTGGAGACGGCGGCGATGACGGGGGCGACGGTGGAGGAGACGGTGGTGACGGGAACGACGGTGGGACGGGAACCGTCGACGCCGCGGAGGTGTTCGAGGTGACGGACATCGAGACGGACGTGCAGGTCGGTTCGACCGGGACGCTCGCGGTGACCATCGAGAACGTCGGCGACGAGGACCTCACGGACGCCGTGGTGTCGGCGTCGTCGTTGAACCGCGAGTTCCTGTTCGGCCGGTCGCCGAACGCCAGCCGGTTCGTCGGCGACTGGGACGAGGGCGAGGAGCGCACCGTCGAGTTCTCGGTGACGCTCGGCAACGAGTCGGTCACGGAGCCGTACCCGGTCGCGCTCTCGGTCGACTACCGGAACGAGGACGACGAGCCCCGGGTCGCCCGGGGGCTCCGGATCGGCGTCCAGCCACGCAGCGAGCAGCGCTTCCGGGTGAGCGGCGTCGAGGGGGACCTCCGCGTCGGGGCCGAGGGGACCGTCGAGGGCGAGGTCGAGAACCGCGGACCGGACGACGCCGAGGAGGCGGTCATCCGCATCCGGAGCAGCGAGGGCGCGATCCAGCCCCGCCGGACCGAGTTCGTCCTCGGCGACCTCGACGACGGCGAGACGGAGGGTTTCGAGTTCCCCGTCGCCGTCGCGCCCGACGCCGAGCCAGGCGAGTACCAGCTGACGTTCGTCGTGGTGTACCGCGACGACGAGGGCAACCGGGTCGCGAGCCGCGGGCTCACCGGCACGGTCGAGGTCGACGACGAGGCGGCCGTCTTCGAGGTGACCGACGTGGAGACCAGCGTGCAGGTCGGCGAGCGCGGGACGCTCGAACTGACCCTGGAGAACACCGGCGACGAGGACCTGACCGACGCCGTGGTGTCTGTGTCGTCGCTGAATCGCGACTTCCTGTTCGGCCGGTCGCCGAACGCCACGCGGTTCGTCGGCGAGTGGGAGGCGGGCGAGGAGCAGACGGTCGAGTTCGCCGTGGTGACTACGAACGACAGCATCACCGAGCCGTACCCCGTGGACCTCGCGGTCCGCTACGAGGACGAGGACGGGCAGGCGAAGGTCGCCGACGACCTCCGCATCGGCGTCCGGCCGCGGAGCGAGCAGCGCTTCCGGCTGGACGACACGAGCGGGACCCTGCGGGTGGGTGCGGACGGCACCGTCGAGGGCGAGGTGACCAACCGCGGCCCACAGACAGCCGAACGGGCCGTCGTCCGGCTCGTGAACCCGCCGCCCGGCATCGACCCGCAGCAGGCGTCGTTCGTCCTCGGCGACCTCGGCCCGGGCGAGTCGGCCGCGTTCGAGCTGCCGGTCCGGGTCGCGCGCTCCGTGCGCTCCGGTGACCGCCAGCTCCGGTTCGTCGTGGAGTACCGCAACCGCGACGACGACCCGCGCCGTAGCGCACCGCTGCTCGGCACCTACGAGGTGCGCGAGTTCCGCGACGACTTCGAGCTGGTCGACGTGGACTCGGACCTCCAGGTCGGGGAGGAGGGGACGGTGACGCTCGAACTCCGGAACCGGCAGGACCGAACCCTCGACGACGCCACGGTGACGCTGCAGTCCGCCAGCGGCGAGCTGCTCGTCGGCCGACTGCCCAACGGGAGCCGGTTCGTCGGCGACTGGGAGCCGAACGAGACGCGCGATGTCGAGTTCACGGTCACCTCGACGAACGCGTCCGACGAACAGCCGTACCCGTTCGTGGCGACGGTCTCGTACGACGACGAAGACGGCGACCGCCGCCGGAGCGACCCGTTCCGCTTCGGTGTCGAGCCCGACGAGGAGCAGGCGTTCGCGCTGACCGACGCCGACGCCAACCTGCAGGTCGGCGACGACGGGACCGTCACCGCGACGGTGACGAACGAGGGGCCGCGCGACGTCGAGAACGCCGTCGTCAGGCTGACGAGCGACGACCCGGGCGTCGTCCCGCAGGTGAGCCAGTACGCCGTCGGCGACCTCGACGAGGGCGAGTCGGCGACCGTCGAGCTGCCGGTCCGGGTCGCCCGCGACGCGAAGGCGGTGCCGCGCCAGCTCTCGTTCGTCGTCTCCTACCAGACCGACGAGAACGAGCCGCGGCGGAGCGACACGCTCGCCGAGCAGTTCGACGTGGACGAGCAGATCCCGGCGTTCGAGGTGGTCGACGTGGACTCCACGGTGCAGGTCGGCGAGGAGGGGACGCTCGAACTCACGCTCGCGAACGTCGACGCCGAGCGCGCCAGTGACGCGGTCGTCACCCTCGCCACGAGAAGCGGCGAGCTGCTCGTCGGCCGTGCCCCGAACGGGAGCCGGTTCGTCGGCGACTGGGCACCGAACGAGGAGCGCACCGTCGCGTTCACCGTCACGTCGACGAACGCGACCGACGTCCAGCAGTACCCGCTCTCGGTCTCGGTGAACTACGAGGACGAGGACGGCGACGAGCGCCGCTCGGAGGCCCGGACGTTCGGCGTCGAACCGCTCGACGAGCAGCGGTTCGCGCTGGCGGACGTGCGGAGCACGCTCCGCGTCGGCGAGGACGGCAACGTGACCGGGCTCGTGCGCAACGTCGGCCCCGGCACCGCCTACGAGGTCGCCGTGCAGGTGTCGACGCGGAGCGAGACCGTCGTCGTCGACGAGGCCGAGATACCGCTCGGGACACTCGAAGCCGGGGAGAACGCGTCGTTCCGCATCCCCGCGTCGGTCGTCTCGGACGCCGAGAGCACGCCGCGACGGCTCACCGTCCGGGTGGTGTACCAGACCGCCGACGACGAGCCCCGGCGGAGCGACCCGCTCGTCGCCGCGGTCCCGGTCGCCGGCCAGCGGGACGCGTTCCTCGTCAGACCGGCCAACGCGACCGTCCCGACCGGCGGCACCCGGACGGTGACGCTGCTCGTGACGAACAACCGCGACCAGGTCGTCCGGAACGTGAACGCGAAGCTGTTCGCGAACGAGCCGCTGTCGGTGCCCGACGACCAGGCGTTCGTCGACCAGCTCGCGCCGAACGAGACCGTCGAGCTGCAGTTCCGCGTGTCGGCGGCGGGCGACGCCGTCCCGAAGGACTACCCCCTCTCCATCGACTTCCAGTACGAGCAGCCCGACGGCGAGACGGAGCTCTCGCGGAGCCTCACCGTGCCCGTCACCGTCGCCCAGCCGCCGGGCGACGGCTTCCCGTGGTGGGCCATCGTGCTGGTGGTCCTGCTGGTGCTGTTCCTCGTCGGGCTGTTCCTGTGGGGACGCCGGGAGGACGGCGGAGACGGGTCGGAGGAGGGAGGTGAGGGCGGCAACGGGACAGAGACGAACGGTGGGAGCGACGAGGACGAGGCCGGGAGCAGCAGCGACGATGGGGCAGCGAGCGACGACGAGTCGGACGGGGGCGACGACGAGACCGACGGGGGCGACTGA